TGGAAGAGTCGTATGAATCCCTGGCAGATTCACACCTTTTCTCGGCTTCAAAACACCGCCGCTTACAATATTACAAATCATTTCAGTACCCTCAACAGAGGCTACAGTCAGATCAACCAAACCATCGTCAATCAAAATGCGGTCGCCTGGTTTAATGTCCTTTGGCATATCCGGGTAATTCACCGAAATACGGTGCTCGTCCCCCAAAATCTCTTCTGTTGTCAGAATCAGCTGGCTGCCTGGTTTCAGCAGACAGGATGCTTCTCTCAGCTTGCCGATCCGTATTTCAGGTCCTTTGATATCCATCATGACAGGAATAAAGGTACCCAGTTCCTTCGCAGCCTGTCTCACATTTTCAATACGTTTAACGTGATCCTCCAGTTCCCCGTGAGCCATGTTCAAGCGGGCTACTGTCATACCGGCCTGAATCATTTCCTTTAACAAATGAACGGAGTCACAGGCAGGTCCCATCGTACAAATAATTTTCGTTTTAAGCATAGAAATGTCATCCTCCTGAATGTCTTTACTATTTGGTCGTAATTCCAGTATGGTTTCTATTCCATCTTGCTGTTCTATCTATTTACACTTTTTATGACTTTATTTTACCTATACCGGTGCGACAAGACTATGAACTATAGTATGATGACTGTATTATAGTACAGTATAGTGAATTTTTAAGACATGGAGAGTGGCTTCATGATTACAATCTTGGACATACGACAGGACCATGGCGTAGACTGGTACGAAAAGGCTGGTCCAGGTAGCGACAACAACAACCTCATGTTCGTTTTGGTCACCTTTGGAAAATGTGTATATTGGGTGAACGATCGCAAGTTCATTCTCGGCAAGGGAGAGGTCCTGATTCTGCCTGGACATCTACCCTACTATGGCAAGAGCATCCCTACGCTTTTTCATACCAAGTATGTGATACATTGCCGCAAAACATGTACGCATAACGTACTTCCCATATTGAATATAGACAAGCCGCTGTCGATCAAGCTCGGATGCTACGATATGCTGCATGAACGGATCAAGTCGGTATATTACCAATGGACGGAGCGCCCAAGCTACTATGAACTGATGGCTGACTGTCTACTGACCGAGACGATGATTTATACCAATCAGGAATGGAACAAAGGCGTCATTTCCAGCGAAAAAGAACGGCATGTGGAGTATATGAAACAGTATATCCAAAATCATTATCGGGAAAAAGTGACGAAGGAAGAGCTTGGCGACGTCATCCGCAAAACACCCAATTACGCCGCCACACTGCTACGTGAGGTAACACGCCAAACCATCAGCGAGCATGTACATACGCAGCGCATCAAAACGGCCATCTACATGCTGACCGAGTCCCGGCTGACGATTCGTGAAATTTCAGAGTATGTCGGCTATAGTGATGTCTCCTATTTTCATCGAATCTTCAAACGGTTAACAGGCTGCTCCCCGTCCGAATTTCTGGATGAGCGCTCTTCGATCGTTTAGGGCGTGTTCAAATTATAGAAATAGGATTGTGGGAAGATGGATGATACGAAAAAAGAACGCTCATTTTTTTGAGCGTTCCTCGTTCCTGGGAAAATCAATTTTCTTCCTCTTTTTTTCGTAGGTGAAATTTCTTAAAATGACCTGCTTTGTTTTAGCGGTTATTTCTTCTCCATCATTGTCCAAATTTGCAACCTGATCACTTGGGTACTTGTTGGGAACCTTAACCGGATAAAAATCCCCGTGCTCAGTTAACAGGATGTGGGGTTGTTTAGATTGAGCTAGATGATTTAGTTCTTTCTTTCTCTCTGGTGAGAGCCAGTTAGAATCGTCGGTTGCTTTAGCCCTGGCTTTGGTTTCATTGACGTTAGAATTGTCGGTAACCTTAACGCCGGTTATGGTCTCATTGGCAAATGTTTGACTTTGAATGACGGTTATAACTCCTCCGACAAGAACAGTTAGACCTAAAACTACAACAATTGTTCTTAGCCGCTTGTTCACACACACATCTCCCTTCCCAAAGATGTATTACATATTTTTGAAAATATTAGTATTATAACAAGTTCATAAAAAACTTAACAATCGTTAAATAAAATAATATTAAAACGTGACGTATCCATTTCCTGAAATCGTATAATCATTGAGGTTAAGTACCATTACCTGATATTCTCCAGCACTTGGAGCTCTCAGTTGAAAATCCCTACTTTCATCTGTATATCTTCCATAAACGGCAAAAACCTCTCCCAAATAATTTTTGTTCACAATAAGGTAACCTACTTCAGGACGAGACCAAGAACTACCATCTACCCATTGTACCACATGGAAATTCAAGGTAGCTGCGTTATTAACTGAAAACTTATTAGAGTAAATACCCCCATCGTTTCGAGAAAAGTGACTAAATTGCCAAGATGCCAATGATGCCATCGGTGAGATTTTTTGATCGGTTTGAGTCTTTTCTTTTTCAACAGCAATTGATTCTATCGGTATCGCATTTTCGATAACTTCATTATATTCTTCAGCCGTCAAACCGCTCAATAATGAATTCGAATTAACAATTGAAGAATATGGTGAGAATAGCGACTGTGGGGAAGAATCTTTAGCCGATGAAGAGGAATCTGCGTAGGAGCATGAAGGGAGGGCCTGGGGCCTTCAAAAGCTTGGGTGGAAGATTTAGAAGGAAACAAGAAAGAAGTCCCTTATAACCGGATACATAAATGATAAAGTCTATGAAAAACGGCCGCCCCGCTTGGATACCTTCTCTCCAAGACAGAACGACCGTTTACAGTTCATTTATATACGTGTGCTTATTCGTACCACCACGACGGTGTTAATTGGAGGAACCCGCTGTTTTGACTTCCTCCAGCATTTTATCGTTATAGCCGAACATCCAGGTCAAGACAAACGCTACAGCCATAGCAGCCAAGTTCGCCAAAATGTAAAGCGGAAGCTGATGGTTCATGTAGAGCAACGTGCCCGGAATGACTGTAATGGCCATACCTGTTGCCGCCAAATGGAAGATGGAGGCGATGAAGCCGCCAACTGCCCCACCGATCAGCCCCATAACAAAAGGCTTCATATATCTCAGGTTGACACCGAAAATAGCCGGCTCTGTAATCCCGAGAAAAGCAGACAGCGAGGAAGGAAGTGCCAACGCTTTCAGCTTGGCGTTCTTCGTTTTCAGTCCAACTGCCAGACAAGCGGCACCTTGAGCAGCCATGGCGCAGGTAATGATCGCGTTGAATGCGTTCACACCAGTCTTTTCAAGCAGTTGAATTTCCAGAAAATTAAATATATGATGCACACCCGTAACGACGATAATTTGATGCAAGAAACCGATGATAATCCCTGCGATACCAAAAGGCAGATCAAGTACAAATGTCGTTCCGTGCAGCACCCATTCTTCGAAGGAATGGAAAACCGGACCGATGGCAAACAGCCCGAGTGTAATCATGATTAACAGTGTCAAAAACGGTGTAAGGATCAGATCCAGCGCTTCTGGAACCCGTTTGCGCAGCGCCCGCTCCAGCTTGGCTCCGATCAAGCCCACGAAGAAGGCTGGCAATACCGAGCCCTGATAACCCACGACAGGAATGAATCCGAGCATCGTCAAGGGGTGGGCCGAGCCGTCCGCCACACCATAAGCGTTGGGCAGAGCCGGGTTCACCAGCATCAGACCAAGCACAATACCCAATACCGGGCTGCCGCCGAATACTCTAAAGGCTGACCAGGCGACCAGCGCAGGCAGAAAAGCAAAAGCGGTATCCGTTAGCACCTGTGTAAACAATAGAAAATTAGGTGAAATGTCCTTTGCCGTCATGCCAAACAGAGCGAGAATTTGCGGCTGTGTGAGCAAGCCGCGCAGACCCATGAACAGCCCTGTAGCGACCAGCACAGGAATGATCGGCACAAAGACGTCACCGAAGGTGCGTATGGAACGCTGGAATACGTTTCCTTCTTTTTTCGCCTGATTTTTCACGTCTTCTTTAGAAGAACCCGTGATCCCCAGCTTTTCAACCTCTTCAAAAATCCGATTTACGGTCCCTGTACCAAAAATAATCTGATATTGACCCGAATTAAAGAAAGCTCCCTTGACCTTGTCGATCTCCTCAACCTTTTTCTGATCAATCTTCTCCTTGTTATGCACCATAATCCGCAGACGTGTCGCACAGTGGGCAAAGGATGCAATATTTTCCTTCCCACCCATCGCTTCAATCACTTCTTTGGCAATTTCCCGGTTTTCTGCCATGATGTCCATCCTCTCGTTCATTCCGTTATGTTATTGATGATTAACGATCCACTTGGTGAATTAGCCTACTCCGTAAAATCCCATTTTACCGCTTGGAAGAGAGCCTCTCCCTTGTCAGCAAAAAAGTGTATTTCGTCACTCTCTCGGTGCGGAAAAATACGACTGGTGAACACCTCTTCCCCATCATTGACGAAAATCTCAACCGAAGACATATCTACAAACAAATGTAGCTTGATATGGTCTTCATTCCATGCACACTGCCGTACCTCGCCATACGAAGCCGCCACAGGCTCGCCCGATTGCGAACGGTCCAGTACTAGCTTACGGCTGACGGCATCATATTTAATCACCGTTCTCTCAGTTGCACTCGCGCGGAATTCAATACCAAACGCCTTGGCGCTCAAAAGATCAACCTCACAAATCAGCTCATAGGCCGTACCCGTGAAGCCCTCATAGGTTTTTCTCTCTGACGATAACGTGTCAGCTACCCGATCCTCACGCTTTCTACGCAGCGCAGTCAGCTCAGGGACAGGCCGCTGCAAGAGTTTACCCTCATGAAGGATAAGTTCCCTCGGCAGCGTCAGGCAATGCGCCCAACCGTTCGGGTCTGTCGGAGAGTCAATATCCGGCAATCCCATCCATGCCACCATAATACGCCGCCCCTGCGGATCAACCATGGTTTGCGGCGCATAGAAGTCAAAGCCTCGATCCAGCTCGCGGAACGCCCCATGCTCCAATGTCCTTGTCTCGGTATTCAGCGGCTTGCCGATGATGTACCCTGATTGATAAATATTGTGGTATTCATCCCCAGAAGGCTCCAGGCCTTGAGGAGAAAAGACCAATACTCCCGAGCCGTCCAGTTCAAAATAATCCGGGCATTCCCACATGTAGCCAAACGACTCAAGTCCTGTGCGTATTTCTCCCTCAAACTGCCACGAATGAAGGTCCGTTGATCGATAAAGGACGACGCAGCCTGTTGCATTCGTTCTTTGTGCACCAATCACACAGTAAAAGCTGTCGCCGTCCTTCCACAGCTTGGGATCACGAAAATGGTCTGTGTACCCTTCCGGTACATTGGAAATGACAGGGTGCTCCCATTTTGTAATGAGACCGCTCTCATCCATAACAGCCATGCATTGATAAGGATGTCTGATCCAGTTTTCATCCCGTGTATTTCCCGTATACAGCATATACAGCTTGCCCTCATGTTCCAGCGCGCTGCCCGAATAAGCCCCATGTGAATCAAAGGTATCCCCTGGTGTGATGCCAATGCCTGCATTGTCCCATGTCACCAAATCTTTGGACTTCAAGTGATACCAGTACTTCATCCCATGATCCGTTCCCAAAGGGAACCACTGATAGAACAAATGGTATTCACCCTGGTAATAGGAAAAGCCATTGGGATCATTGAGCAAGCCTGTCGATGGCTGAATATGAAACGTCTGCCGCCAATGGCATTGCTTGACCTTCTCCTGCAAGCTGGCTATTTCACCTGGCTCTGCCTGTTCAATCAGCCGATACTTCTGTTCGTTTGTCATTTTCATAGATGTACCTCATTTTTATTAAAACTCTCGTAACAGGAACCGGTTCCAAACGCATTAAAAAAATACATCGGAACCGGTTCCGATCTGATTAAAAAAATATTTCATCCATGGATTTGCAACCGATTCCACTAGTGCCCGAGTGCTATGGAACCGGTTTCGTAGAAATTATAATCCACCTGTTTAGCGTTTGTCAACGCTTTCTCTTTCAATAAGTGCATAATTCATGACTGTCACTTGCTCTACCGGTTTATGCTCTACCAGCCGCATAATATTTTGTGCCGCTACACGTCCAGCCTCCATATACGGGTATTGCACGGTTGTCAGCGCAGGGTGAATAACCTCTGTAATATCGTATCCCCCGAAGCCGGTCACCGATAAATCCGACGGGATGGCAATCCCTCTGGAATAAGCCGCATTGATCACGCCAAGCGCAATATTATCCGTAGCACACACCATCAACGACGGCTTGAACTGATCCAAGATGGCAGACGCAGCAATCCGTGCATCGGCCATTTTAAATCCGGTTTCATAGTATCTGATATCATACCCGGCAGCCCGCAACGCATCGTCCGTATGTGAACCTGCAGGCAATGCATCCCGAACAGCCTGCCTAAAGCCCTCTTTACGCTGTACGCCGACAGCAACGTCCTTCTCCGTAACACCGACGTAGGCAATTTCACGGTGTCCCTGCGAGAGAACATAAGCGCCGATATCATAGCCCGCATGGTAGTCGTCATGGATCAGGCTATGAATCTGCTCATGCTGCTGGCCCACTAACAACACCGGAATACGAATGTCACGAATCGCGGTCAGATGGTCATCGGTAATTTGAGCAGCCAGCAAAATAATGCCGGAAATCTTTTGCCGCCCCAGCTCATAGAGGGCTTCGATTTCACGCTTTACATCCTGGCTCGTATTGGAGATCAGCATCTGATAATGCCGGGAACGCAGCTCCTCATCTATCCCCATTAGTGTATGAGATGTCGCAAACGAATCCAGACGCGGCACAACGGTTCCGATAATATTGGTACGCTTCGCCTTCAGGCTCTGGGCAAAGGTATTGGGCACATACCCCGTGGCCTTGACCACCTTTTCAATTTTACGTCTCGTATCCACGCTGACAGCCCCGCCGTTCAAATATCGGGATACCGTGCTCTTGGCCACACCGGCCATGTGGGCTATATCTGCAATTGTTTTATTCATGAGGCCCTCCGGAGTGTTTTCATTTTCACAAGCTTCCAAACCGTCTCTTTTTCCATAACTCTATCATAGCATATGGCGGGGGTGGAATGCTGTGACTCCATACTCATATGAACAAAAACGCCGTTCCTTTCAACGAAGAAAGAAACGGCGCCTTATCATAAGCTGAATTTAAAAGTCGAAGTTATCCGGATCAGGACCTACCCGAAGATTGGCATTCAACGCCTGAATTCGCTCCATATCGTCGCGCGTCAATTCAAAATCAAAGATGTCGGCATTTTCAATAATCCGATGCGGCTTGGTAGACTTGGGAATGGTGACAACTCCCTGCTGTACATCCCAGCGCAAAATCACTTGGGCCACCGATTTACCATACTTGCTTGCTATGTCTTGCAACACCGGATGATCAAGCAATTGGCCCTGCATAAGCGGGGACCAGGCTTCCAATTGAATGCTGTGCTTTTGGCAGAATTGCAGCAGCTCTACCTGCGTTAATTGCGGGTGGAATTCCACCTGATTGACCATGGGTTTAATCTCTGCATCCTTCATGAGGTCCTCCAAATGATGAATCTGGAAGTTGCTGACTCCGATCGCCTTGATCCGTCCTTCTTTATATAAGGACTCCAACGCTCTCCAGGCTTCCTTATATTTTCCTTGGACCGGCCAATGAATCAGATACAGGTCCAGATAATCCAGGCCCAGCTTATTCAGGCTTGCCTCATAGGCTGCCCGTGTCTCCTCATAGCCTAAATCTGCATTCCACACCTTGGACGTGACAAACAACTCTTCTCTCGACAGGTTATTCTCCTGAAGAGCTTCCTGAATGGCCTGTCCTACACTTGTTTCATTCGCATAGATTGCAGCTGTATCTATACTGCGGTACCCATGCTTTATAGCAGCCTTTATAGCATCTACCAGCTCCAAGCCTTCCTCCACTTTAAAGACCCCGATGCCAAACCAAGGCATGCGAACTCCGTTGTGCAAGGTTGTTGTGCTTTGCAAGTTTTGTGTCATTCCATATCTTCCTCTCCAATTTTTATAAGTTTTAGCCTACCAAGGCAGTTGTATCCCTTTTTTCTAGTATACGACTCCAGCCTGTGAGCAGAACCGCTACAAAAACCATAATGGCACCGATCCATGTCGTATGAATGAGTCCCAACGAGTCAGTCACAAGCCCGCCTGCATAAGCTCCGATCGCGATCCCTGCGTTAAAGGCTGCAATATTGACGGCAGAGGCAACATCCACAGCCTTGGGGGCAAAACGTTCCGCTAACATCACTACATATATTTGTAAACCAGGCACGTTCATAAATGCAAGCAATCCCATAAAAAAGATCGTAATCAGCCCCGCCGTTTTAAAAGGTACGGTAAACAGCAGAAGGAACAGAACCACAGCCTGAATCAGGAACATGTAAAATAAAGCTGAAAGCGGCTTGCGGTTTGCAGCTTTTCCGCCTATAACATTCCCGATGGCAATCGCAATGCCGTACAGCAAAAGAATGAACGTTACCGTATTGGGCTTAAATCCGGTTATGTCGTGAAGTAATGGAGATAAATAAGTAAACACGACAAACGTGCCTCCATACCCCAGGGCTGTAATGATAAATGCGAGTAGCAAGCGACCATTGGCAACCAGTTTGACCTGCTCGCGGAAAGGAGTCTTGTTCCCTTTGCGCAGCGTAGACGGCAGCAGCAGCAGATTGGCGATAAGTGCCACTATACCAACGACTACAATCGCCATGAAGGCGGCCCGCCAGCCCCATTGCTGCCCAACATAGGTGCCCAGAGGTACACCCGTGACTGTGGCTACAGTCAGCCCGGAAAACATGATCGAAATAGCACTGGCCCGCCGATCATCCGGCACAAGGTCGGCTGCGATGGTAGAACCGATGGACATGAACACTCCGTGAGAAAATGCCGAGATGACGCGTGCGATCAGCAGCAACACAATTCCGCCGGAAACCGCAGCAAGGCTGTTGCCTATTATAAATACAATCATGATCCACAGCAGCAGCGTTTTACGGGGAACACTTGATGTTAGTGAGGTCAGGACAGGCGCCCCAATCGTTATCCCCAATGCGTACAACGTTACAGTTAGCGCGGACATGGTTACGGATATGTGCAAGTCCTGTGCGATCAGGGGAAGCAGCCCTACGCTGATGAACTCGGTTGTTCCTATGGCAAAGGCGCTTACAGCTAAAGCAAGCAGCGGCCAAATACTTCGTTGTTGATCTGACGACATGTTTTTCACCCCTATCTATAGAAATCTTCGACCAGCAGATGTTATTATGAATTATTCAAGCAAGTATGAACAGTACGTACTTTTTAGTAATATAGGTACCAAAAAGTACCCTTAATCAAAGACTATTTAGATCAAAATAGGCAGTTAAGATATGTATAACACGCAGTGAAGCACATGGAGGGATCGACATTGGGACAGAAAAAATACAACATTTCGGTTGAGGCGACATTAGAGGTGATCGGGGGGAAATGGAAGTGCGTGATTCTGTGTCATTTGACACATGGAAAGATGCGGACAAGTGAATTAAAGCGACTAATGCCTTCTATTACACAAAAAATGCTGACTCAGCAGCTTCGGGAGCTGGAGCAGGACGGCATCGTCAATCGAATCAGCTACAATCAGGTCCCTCCCAAAGTGGAGTACGAGCTTAGTGAATACGGTTGTAGCCTGAAAAGTATTCTGGATGCCCTGTGTGCCTGGGGAGAAAAGCATATTATTAA
This DNA window, taken from Paenibacillus kribbensis, encodes the following:
- a CDS encoding helix-turn-helix domain-containing protein, producing MITILDIRQDHGVDWYEKAGPGSDNNNLMFVLVTFGKCVYWVNDRKFILGKGEVLILPGHLPYYGKSIPTLFHTKYVIHCRKTCTHNVLPILNIDKPLSIKLGCYDMLHERIKSVYYQWTERPSYYELMADCLLTETMIYTNQEWNKGVISSEKERHVEYMKQYIQNHYREKVTKEELGDVIRKTPNYAATLLREVTRQTISEHVHTQRIKTAIYMLTESRLTIREISEYVGYSDVSYFHRIFKRLTGCSPSEFLDERSSIV
- a CDS encoding sucrose-specific PTS transporter subunit IIBC, with protein sequence MAENREIAKEVIEAMGGKENIASFAHCATRLRIMVHNKEKIDQKKVEEIDKVKGAFFNSGQYQIIFGTGTVNRIFEEVEKLGITGSSKEDVKNQAKKEGNVFQRSIRTFGDVFVPIIPVLVATGLFMGLRGLLTQPQILALFGMTAKDISPNFLLFTQVLTDTAFAFLPALVAWSAFRVFGGSPVLGIVLGLMLVNPALPNAYGVADGSAHPLTMLGFIPVVGYQGSVLPAFFVGLIGAKLERALRKRVPEALDLILTPFLTLLIMITLGLFAIGPVFHSFEEWVLHGTTFVLDLPFGIAGIIIGFLHQIIVVTGVHHIFNFLEIQLLEKTGVNAFNAIITCAMAAQGAACLAVGLKTKNAKLKALALPSSLSAFLGITEPAIFGVNLRYMKPFVMGLIGGAVGGFIASIFHLAATGMAITVIPGTLLYMNHQLPLYILANLAAMAVAFVLTWMFGYNDKMLEEVKTAGSSN
- a CDS encoding glycoside hydrolase family 32 protein; its protein translation is MKMTNEQKYRLIEQAEPGEIASLQEKVKQCHWRQTFHIQPSTGLLNDPNGFSYYQGEYHLFYQWFPLGTDHGMKYWYHLKSKDLVTWDNAGIGITPGDTFDSHGAYSGSALEHEGKLYMLYTGNTRDENWIRHPYQCMAVMDESGLITKWEHPVISNVPEGYTDHFRDPKLWKDGDSFYCVIGAQRTNATGCVVLYRSTDLHSWQFEGEIRTGLESFGYMWECPDYFELDGSGVLVFSPQGLEPSGDEYHNIYQSGYIIGKPLNTETRTLEHGAFRELDRGFDFYAPQTMVDPQGRRIMVAWMGLPDIDSPTDPNGWAHCLTLPRELILHEGKLLQRPVPELTALRRKREDRVADTLSSERKTYEGFTGTAYELICEVDLLSAKAFGIEFRASATERTVIKYDAVSRKLVLDRSQSGEPVAASYGEVRQCAWNEDHIKLHLFVDMSSVEIFVNDGEEVFTSRIFPHRESDEIHFFADKGEALFQAVKWDFTE
- a CDS encoding LacI family DNA-binding transcriptional regulator, translating into MNKTIADIAHMAGVAKSTVSRYLNGGAVSVDTRRKIEKVVKATGYVPNTFAQSLKAKRTNIIGTVVPRLDSFATSHTLMGIDEELRSRHYQMLISNTSQDVKREIEALYELGRQKISGIILLAAQITDDHLTAIRDIRIPVLLVGQQHEQIHSLIHDDYHAGYDIGAYVLSQGHREIAYVGVTEKDVAVGVQRKEGFRQAVRDALPAGSHTDDALRAAGYDIRYYETGFKMADARIAASAILDQFKPSLMVCATDNIALGVINAAYSRGIAIPSDLSVTGFGGYDITEVIHPALTTVQYPYMEAGRVAAQNIMRLVEHKPVEQVTVMNYALIERESVDKR
- a CDS encoding aldo/keto reductase; amino-acid sequence: MTQNLQSTTTLHNGVRMPWFGIGVFKVEEGLELVDAIKAAIKHGYRSIDTAAIYANETSVGQAIQEALQENNLSREELFVTSKVWNADLGYEETRAAYEASLNKLGLDYLDLYLIHWPVQGKYKEAWRALESLYKEGRIKAIGVSNFQIHHLEDLMKDAEIKPMVNQVEFHPQLTQVELLQFCQKHSIQLEAWSPLMQGQLLDHPVLQDIASKYGKSVAQVILRWDVQQGVVTIPKSTKPHRIIENADIFDFELTRDDMERIQALNANLRVGPDPDNFDF
- a CDS encoding MFS transporter, producing MSSDQQRSIWPLLALAVSAFAIGTTEFISVGLLPLIAQDLHISVTMSALTVTLYALGITIGAPVLTSLTSSVPRKTLLLWIMIVFIIGNSLAAVSGGIVLLLIARVISAFSHGVFMSIGSTIAADLVPDDRRASAISIMFSGLTVATVTGVPLGTYVGQQWGWRAAFMAIVVVGIVALIANLLLLPSTLRKGNKTPFREQVKLVANGRLLLAFIITALGYGGTFVVFTYLSPLLHDITGFKPNTVTFILLLYGIAIAIGNVIGGKAANRKPLSALFYMFLIQAVVLFLLLFTVPFKTAGLITIFFMGLLAFMNVPGLQIYVVMLAERFAPKAVDVASAVNIAAFNAGIAIGAYAGGLVTDSLGLIHTTWIGAIMVFVAVLLTGWSRILEKRDTTALVG
- a CDS encoding winged helix-turn-helix transcriptional regulator, whose protein sequence is MGQKKYNISVEATLEVIGGKWKCVILCHLTHGKMRTSELKRLMPSITQKMLTQQLRELEQDGIVNRISYNQVPPKVEYELSEYGCSLKSILDALCAWGEKHIIKEYGDKSAVLEDNILNKL